The Listeria welshimeri serovar 6b str. SLCC5334 genome has a window encoding:
- a CDS encoding YvcK family protein yields the protein MSKETKPKVVVIGGGTGLPVVLKGLKKKDIHLTAIVTVADDGGSSGKIREQMDVLPPGDIRNVMLALSNVDPRVVELFQYRFAVDGDLSGHVIGNLILTALSQLNDSYVDAINVLATVLKIRGKVIPATDQPLILNAEMEDGSIVHGESLIPLQGKHINRVFIEPENVKPYPTAVEAVKEADLIVIGPGSLYTSILPNLLLAELADEITASKAPKVYITNILTQIGETDFFSDADHIKVIHEHVGKSFIDKTLINTTTVPKELLFPEDVAQVEHNAKEMEKLGVEAIYQDFLSTEDGLVRHAAEKVADALLAMLPNKNNEKE from the coding sequence ATGAGTAAAGAAACGAAGCCAAAAGTAGTCGTAATAGGCGGCGGAACTGGTCTCCCTGTGGTTTTAAAAGGACTTAAGAAAAAAGATATCCATTTAACTGCGATTGTTACTGTAGCTGATGATGGAGGCAGTTCTGGTAAAATTCGTGAGCAAATGGATGTGCTTCCTCCTGGAGATATCCGTAATGTGATGCTTGCTTTATCTAATGTTGACCCGCGTGTAGTTGAATTATTTCAATATCGTTTTGCAGTAGATGGCGATTTATCAGGGCATGTCATTGGAAATTTGATTTTGACTGCTTTATCGCAGCTAAATGATAGTTATGTAGATGCAATAAATGTACTTGCTACAGTACTTAAAATCCGTGGAAAAGTTATCCCAGCGACAGACCAACCCCTCATTTTGAATGCTGAAATGGAAGATGGTTCTATCGTTCACGGTGAGTCCCTTATTCCACTACAAGGAAAACATATTAATCGTGTTTTTATTGAGCCGGAAAATGTGAAGCCTTATCCAACGGCTGTAGAAGCTGTTAAAGAAGCAGACTTGATTGTTATTGGTCCTGGAAGTTTATATACGAGTATTTTACCTAATTTACTTTTAGCTGAATTAGCAGATGAAATTACCGCAAGTAAGGCTCCAAAAGTATATATTACGAACATTTTAACGCAAATTGGAGAAACGGACTTTTTCTCAGATGCTGACCATATTAAAGTTATCCATGAACATGTCGGTAAATCTTTTATTGATAAAACATTAATTAATACAACTACAGTGCCAAAGGAATTACTATTTCCAGAAGATGTTGCGCAAGTAGAGCATAACGCAAAAGAAATGGAAAAACTTGGCGTAGAAGCCATTTATCAAGATTTTCTTTCGACAGAGGATGGCTTAGTGCGTCATGCTGCTGAAAAGGTGGCGGATGCGCTTTTAGCGATGTTACCTAATAAAAATAACGAAAAGGAGTGA
- the rapZ gene encoding RNase adapter RapZ, translating into MASKQLKLVIITGMSGAGKTVAMQSLEDLGYFCVDNLPPSLLPKFWELMKESDKMDKIALVMDLRGREFFDSIEPALDELDNTNFITTKILFLEADDKVLVSRYKETRRHHPLEPNGSVLDGINAERELLSDLKGRSQLVINTSNMAPRELRERINNEFQTEDKDVFNVQLMSFGFKYGIPIDADLVFDVRFLPNPHYIDKMRPLTGLDKDVYEYVMKWPETGAFLDKLIDLLMFTLPFYKREGKTQLVIAIGCTGGQHRSVALTEYVGKAIQQKYETTISHRDMKRRKGR; encoded by the coding sequence ATGGCTTCTAAACAATTAAAATTAGTAATCATTACTGGGATGTCTGGGGCAGGAAAAACAGTTGCAATGCAGTCTTTAGAAGATCTCGGTTATTTTTGTGTAGATAATTTACCGCCAAGTTTACTTCCGAAATTCTGGGAGTTGATGAAAGAAAGCGACAAGATGGACAAAATCGCGCTCGTAATGGACCTTCGTGGACGAGAATTTTTTGATTCTATTGAACCAGCACTTGATGAGTTAGATAATACCAATTTTATAACAACGAAAATTCTCTTTTTAGAGGCGGATGATAAGGTGCTTGTTTCGCGTTATAAAGAAACTCGTCGTCATCATCCACTGGAGCCAAATGGTTCTGTGCTTGATGGAATTAATGCGGAGCGCGAACTGCTAAGCGATTTAAAAGGGCGCTCACAATTAGTAATTAATACTTCGAATATGGCGCCGCGTGAGTTACGAGAGCGAATTAATAATGAGTTCCAAACGGAAGATAAAGACGTTTTCAATGTGCAATTAATGTCATTTGGTTTCAAATATGGCATTCCAATTGATGCAGATTTAGTATTTGATGTTCGTTTCTTACCAAATCCGCATTATATCGACAAAATGCGCCCGCTGACAGGTCTTGATAAGGATGTTTATGAATATGTAATGAAATGGCCAGAAACGGGGGCCTTTTTAGATAAATTAATTGATTTATTGATGTTTACACTGCCTTTTTACAAACGAGAAGGAAAAACACAGCTCGTGATTGCTATTGGATGTACAGGAGGGCAGCATCGTTCTGTGGCTTTAACGGAATATGTTGGCAAAGCTATCCAACAAAAATATGAGACAACGATTTCACACCGAGATATGAAACGTAGAAAGGGTCGTTAA
- a CDS encoding phospho-sugar mutase translates to MNWREEYQKWSNNKVLDDSLKNQLNNIASDEKELEDSFYRNMEFGTAGMRGVLGAGTNRMNIYTIRKASYGLAQFVAENGEEAKKRGIVIAYDPRHMSREFAFESAAVLGHHGVKSYVFDALRPTPELSFAVRFLNAFGGIVITASHNPPEYNGYKIYGEDGGQMPPNGASAVIDYINAVDDIFSVEVANQDELIKNGLLEVISEKVDRPYLEKLKEVIVNNELVEQHGQDLKIVFTPLHGTGGILGVPALQSVGFTNIVKVEEQFVNDPDFGTVKSPNPENKEAFLLAIEYGKKFGGDILVGTDPDADRLGVAVRNKDGEYEILSGNQIGAIILHYLLKQKKAQNELPANAAVLKSIVTSNLGTEIAKHFGVEMIEVLTGFKFIAEQIKHFEETGTHTFEFGYEESNGYMVKPFTRDKDAIQAVLAISEVALVSKTEGRTLLEDLEKIYAEFGYYKEDLVSLTLSGKDGSERIKEITSGFREQLPTSMGGFRIERAEDYLRSETTWIKTGKTEVIHLPTADVIKCYLEDGSWFCLRPSGTEPKIKFYFSILGENEEESTQKLEKIKADLMQYIEA, encoded by the coding sequence ATGAACTGGAGAGAAGAGTATCAAAAATGGTCCAATAATAAAGTTTTAGATGATTCACTCAAGAATCAATTAAATAACATTGCGTCTGATGAAAAAGAATTAGAAGATAGTTTTTATCGGAATATGGAATTTGGGACAGCTGGAATGCGCGGGGTGCTTGGCGCGGGAACAAACCGAATGAACATTTATACTATCCGGAAAGCTTCATATGGTTTGGCACAATTTGTGGCTGAAAATGGAGAAGAGGCTAAGAAACGCGGAATTGTTATTGCTTATGATCCTCGTCATATGTCACGAGAGTTTGCCTTTGAATCAGCAGCAGTTTTGGGTCATCATGGTGTTAAAAGTTATGTTTTTGATGCACTTCGACCAACTCCTGAACTTTCTTTTGCGGTTCGTTTTTTAAATGCGTTTGGTGGAATTGTTATTACTGCAAGTCATAATCCGCCAGAATATAACGGCTATAAAATTTATGGTGAAGATGGTGGGCAAATGCCTCCGAATGGCGCAAGTGCAGTCATAGATTACATCAATGCAGTGGATGATATTTTTTCTGTAGAAGTGGCGAACCAAGATGAATTAATTAAAAATGGCTTACTTGAAGTAATTAGTGAAAAAGTGGATCGACCATATTTGGAAAAATTAAAAGAAGTAATCGTGAATAATGAGCTTGTGGAGCAGCACGGCCAAGATTTGAAAATTGTTTTCACGCCGCTACATGGGACAGGTGGGATCCTTGGCGTTCCTGCGCTTCAGAGTGTCGGTTTCACCAATATTGTCAAAGTAGAAGAGCAATTTGTCAATGACCCAGATTTTGGAACAGTGAAATCACCTAATCCTGAGAATAAGGAAGCATTTTTACTAGCGATTGAATATGGTAAGAAATTTGGTGGAGATATTTTAGTAGGAACAGACCCAGATGCTGATCGTTTAGGTGTCGCTGTGCGTAATAAAGACGGTGAATACGAGATTTTATCAGGAAATCAAATTGGTGCGATTATTTTACATTACTTGTTAAAACAAAAGAAAGCGCAGAATGAGTTGCCAGCAAATGCAGCTGTATTGAAATCAATTGTAACGAGTAATCTTGGAACAGAAATCGCGAAACATTTTGGTGTGGAAATGATTGAAGTGTTAACAGGTTTCAAATTTATCGCAGAACAAATCAAACATTTTGAAGAGACTGGTACGCATACATTTGAGTTTGGATATGAAGAAAGTAATGGCTACATGGTTAAGCCGTTCACGCGTGACAAAGATGCTATTCAAGCAGTTCTTGCAATTTCCGAAGTGGCACTTGTTAGCAAAACGGAAGGTCGGACTTTACTTGAAGATTTAGAGAAAATTTATGCAGAATTTGGTTATTATAAAGAAGATTTAGTTTCACTTACTTTGAGTGGAAAAGATGGTTCAGAACGCATTAAAGAAATTACAAGTGGCTTCCGCGAACAGCTTCCAACAAGTATGGGAGGTTTCCGCATCGAGCGCGCAGAAGATTATTTGAGAAGTGAAACTACTTGGATTAAAACGGGCAAAACAGAGGTAATTCATTTACCAACTGCTGATGTTATTAAATGTTATTTGGAAGATGGTTCGTGGTTCTGTTTACGTCCATCAGGCACAGAGCCGAAAATCAAATTCTATTTTAGTATCCTTGGTGAAAATGAAGAAGAAAGTACGCAGAAACTAGAAAAAATAAAAGCTGATTTAATGCAATATATCGAAGCATAA
- a CDS encoding aldose epimerase family protein, producing MIFIEVIKKRFGHFEGETVWQWTMINDHGMKISVLNYGAIITSIETKDKFGEYANISLGFSDMDDYLAYSPYFGATLGPVAGRITKGQFSLDGEEYQLTQNEGANHRHGGKLNFSKKLWNVSVEKELDQIVLTFEYTWADGENGYPGNINAHMTYTLNNKNEWIIDYTAHTDKPTIYNPSNHIYFNLSGKAGSTILPHQLWVNSEKFLPIDKEMLPIGEIRSVENTIFDLRAGREMMEIIKNQDELLQIAGKGLDHTFILKHENGKPDAVLFDPQSGRRLEMETEADSVLVYTSNSMAGDFEINGKTVPKYAGITLETQGLVDAINHPGFGNIVLRPEKPFKSKTAFRFAVES from the coding sequence GTGATTTTCATCGAAGTAATTAAAAAACGGTTTGGTCATTTTGAAGGAGAAACAGTATGGCAGTGGACAATGATAAATGACCATGGTATGAAAATTAGTGTTCTAAATTATGGAGCAATTATTACCTCTATTGAAACAAAAGATAAATTTGGTGAATATGCTAATATTAGTCTTGGTTTTTCGGATATGGATGATTATTTGGCATATTCTCCGTACTTTGGTGCTACGCTTGGTCCGGTGGCTGGTCGTATTACGAAAGGCCAATTTTCTTTAGATGGGGAAGAATATCAATTAACTCAAAATGAAGGTGCAAACCATCGACATGGGGGAAAGTTGAATTTTAGCAAAAAGTTATGGAATGTTTCAGTAGAAAAAGAGTTAGATCAGATTGTCCTGACTTTTGAATATACATGGGCAGATGGTGAAAATGGTTACCCAGGTAATATTAATGCGCATATGACGTATACATTAAATAACAAGAATGAATGGATTATTGATTATACGGCACATACAGATAAACCTACTATTTATAATCCAAGTAATCATATCTATTTTAATTTATCAGGAAAAGCTGGTTCCACTATTTTGCCACATCAGCTTTGGGTCAATAGTGAGAAATTTTTACCAATTGATAAAGAAATGCTTCCTATTGGTGAAATTCGCTCTGTAGAAAATACTATCTTTGATTTGCGGGCTGGACGTGAAATGATGGAAATTATTAAAAATCAAGATGAACTATTGCAAATAGCGGGGAAAGGCCTGGATCATACATTTATTTTAAAACATGAAAATGGTAAACCAGATGCAGTCTTATTTGATCCGCAATCTGGACGTCGTTTAGAAATGGAAACAGAAGCTGATTCCGTATTGGTTTATACGTCTAATAGCATGGCTGGTGACTTTGAAATAAATGGTAAGACTGTGCCGAAATATGCCGGAATTACACTGGAAACACAAGGTTTGGTGGACGCTATTAATCATCCTGGTTTTGGTAATATCGTTTTAAGACCAGAAAAACCTTTTAAATCTAAGACAGCTTTTCGTTTTGCTGTTGAGAGTTAA
- the galE gene encoding UDP-glucose 4-epimerase GalE → MSILVLGGAGYIGSHAVDELINRGYEVVVVDNLKTGHKESIHKKARFFEGDIRDKTFLSSVFEKESVDGVIHFAASSLVGESMEIPLDYLNNNVYGTQIVLEVMEQFDVKHIVFSSSAATYGEPERVPITEDMPTNPESTYGETKLIMEKMMKWCDKAYGMKFVALRYFNVAGAKADGSIGEDHQPESHLVPIILQVALGQREKLSIFGDDYNTPDGTCIRDYVQVEDLIDAHIKALEYLKNGGESNIFNLGSSNGFSVREMLEAARSVTGKEIPAEVVPRRAGDPGTLIASSDKAREILGWQPTYTDVKDIIATAWKWHVTHPSGY, encoded by the coding sequence ATGAGTATTTTAGTACTTGGAGGAGCTGGCTATATCGGCTCTCATGCAGTAGATGAATTAATTAATCGTGGGTATGAAGTGGTAGTTGTAGATAATTTAAAAACAGGTCATAAAGAATCTATTCATAAAAAAGCAAGATTTTTTGAAGGAGATATTCGCGATAAAACATTTTTGAGTTCCGTTTTTGAAAAAGAATCGGTGGATGGTGTGATTCATTTTGCAGCAAGTTCCCTTGTTGGTGAATCCATGGAAATACCACTTGATTATTTGAACAATAATGTTTATGGTACACAAATTGTATTAGAAGTAATGGAGCAATTTGATGTGAAACATATCGTATTTTCTTCCAGTGCAGCTACATATGGAGAGCCTGAACGTGTGCCTATTACAGAAGATATGCCCACAAACCCCGAAAGCACATATGGCGAAACTAAGTTAATTATGGAGAAAATGATGAAATGGTGTGATAAAGCTTATGGAATGAAGTTTGTTGCGCTACGTTATTTTAATGTCGCTGGTGCAAAAGCAGATGGTTCTATAGGAGAAGATCATCAACCAGAATCTCATTTAGTTCCTATTATTTTACAAGTTGCACTAGGTCAGCGTGAGAAATTGTCCATTTTTGGTGATGATTACAATACTCCAGATGGAACTTGTATACGCGATTATGTACAAGTAGAAGATTTAATTGATGCACATATCAAAGCACTAGAATATTTGAAAAATGGTGGAGAAAGTAATATTTTCAACCTCGGTAGCAGTAACGGTTTTTCTGTAAGAGAAATGCTTGAGGCAGCTCGCAGTGTTACAGGAAAAGAAATCCCAGCGGAAGTTGTACCACGTCGTGCAGGTGATCCGGGAACACTTATTGCATCTAGTGATAAAGCTCGTGAAATTCTTGGTTGGCAGCCAACTTATACAGATGTAAAAGATATTATTGCAACAGCTTGGAAATGGCATGTAACACATCCAAGTGGATATTAA
- the trxB gene encoding thioredoxin-disulfide reductase, giving the protein MASEEKIYDVIIIGAGPAGMTAALYTSRADLDTLMIERGVPGGQMVNTAEVENYPGFDSILGPDLSDKMLSGAKQFGAEYAYGDIKEVVDGKEFKTVTAGSKTYKARAIIIATGAEHRKLGAAGEEELSGRGVSYCAVCDGAFFKNRELVVVGGGDSAVEEGTYLTRYADKVTIVHRRDKLRAQQILQDRAFKDEKVDFVWNSTVEEIIGDGKKVTGAKLVSTVDGSESIMPVDGVFIYVGLVPLTKAFLNLGITDDEGYIVTDEEMRTNLPGIFAAGDVRAKSLRQIVTATGDGGLAGQNAQKYVEELKEALEAETAK; this is encoded by the coding sequence ATGGCTAGTGAAGAAAAAATTTATGATGTGATTATTATTGGAGCGGGGCCGGCTGGAATGACAGCGGCTTTATATACTTCCCGTGCAGATTTAGATACGCTAATGATTGAACGCGGTGTACCAGGTGGACAAATGGTCAATACAGCAGAGGTAGAAAATTACCCTGGATTTGATAGCATATTAGGACCAGATTTATCTGACAAGATGCTTAGCGGCGCAAAACAGTTTGGTGCTGAGTATGCTTATGGTGATATTAAAGAAGTAGTTGATGGCAAAGAATTTAAAACCGTAACAGCAGGTTCAAAAACATACAAAGCTCGAGCGATTATTATTGCGACTGGTGCTGAACACCGTAAACTTGGTGCAGCTGGTGAAGAAGAACTTAGCGGACGCGGCGTTTCTTATTGTGCGGTTTGTGATGGGGCATTCTTTAAAAATCGTGAACTAGTTGTTGTTGGCGGCGGAGATTCAGCTGTTGAAGAAGGAACTTATTTGACTCGTTATGCTGATAAAGTAACAATTGTACACCGTCGTGATAAATTACGTGCACAACAAATTTTACAAGATCGAGCTTTTAAAGATGAAAAAGTTGATTTTGTTTGGAATAGCACTGTAGAAGAGATTATTGGTGACGGTAAAAAAGTTACAGGCGCAAAACTTGTTTCTACTGTTGATGGTTCCGAATCCATTATGCCTGTTGATGGTGTATTCATTTATGTTGGGCTTGTGCCACTTACAAAAGCATTCCTCAATCTAGGTATTACAGATGATGAAGGCTATATTGTTACAGATGAAGAAATGCGTACAAACCTTCCTGGTATTTTTGCAGCAGGAGATGTCCGTGCGAAAAGTTTACGCCAAATTGTAACAGCTACAGGTGACGGTGGACTTGCTGGACAAAATGCACAAAAATATGTTGAAGAATTGAAAGAAGCATTAGAAGCAGAAACAGCTAAATAA